A stretch of the Luteimonas sp. JM171 genome encodes the following:
- a CDS encoding SirB1 family protein, producing MDASNILPSWDALAARDDADIPLLGAALLIARDEYPDLDPSHYEQMVSHHVAQLRPRLDDNSPLPLRMMAINEYLFDELGYAGNHDAYYDPRNSYLNEVFERRLGIPISLAVVQMEVSRRLGMPLDGISFPGHFLVRLPVDDGVLVMDPFNRGRPLGVEELRERVEPHLATGQLDDEALHDILHPASHRAILVRMLRNLQALYAEQEDWPRAVRCADRVLTLLPDNPDALRDRGIGYHRLGHVLGAREDLGRYLMLNPDADDALQVRDMLVDASGGNVRLS from the coding sequence ATGGACGCAAGCAACATCCTTCCTTCATGGGACGCGCTGGCCGCGCGCGACGACGCCGACATCCCGCTGCTGGGCGCGGCGCTGCTCATCGCGCGCGACGAGTATCCCGACCTCGACCCCTCCCACTACGAACAGATGGTGTCGCATCACGTGGCACAGCTGCGCCCGCGGCTGGATGACAACAGCCCGCTCCCGCTGCGGATGATGGCGATCAACGAGTACCTGTTCGACGAGCTCGGCTATGCCGGCAACCACGACGCCTACTACGATCCCCGCAACAGCTATCTCAACGAAGTGTTCGAACGCCGCCTGGGCATTCCGATCTCACTTGCGGTGGTGCAGATGGAGGTGTCGCGGCGCCTGGGCATGCCGCTGGATGGCATCTCGTTCCCCGGGCACTTCCTGGTGCGTCTGCCGGTGGACGATGGCGTACTGGTGATGGATCCGTTCAACCGCGGCCGGCCGCTGGGCGTGGAAGAGTTGCGCGAGCGGGTGGAGCCGCATCTCGCAACTGGCCAGCTGGACGACGAAGCTCTGCACGACATCCTGCATCCGGCCTCGCACCGCGCGATCCTGGTGCGCATGCTGCGCAACCTGCAGGCGCTGTACGCGGAGCAGGAAGACTGGCCGCGCGCCGTCCGCTGCGCCGACCGCGTGCTGACGCTGCTGCCCGACAACCCGGACGCGCTGCGCGATCGCGGCATCGGTTACCACCGCCTGGGGCACGTGCTCGGCGCGCGCGAAGACCTCGGCCGCTACCTGATGCTCAACCCCGATGCCGACGATGCCCTGCAGGTGCGCGACATGCTGGTGGACGCAAGCGGCGGCAACGTCCGGCTCAGCTGA
- a CDS encoding DUF192 domain-containing protein — translation MPCIRALFLSLLCAFAALPLGACASEPPADGRWVEVAGEVYRVELAVTDEERAVGLMFRDELPAGTGMLFIHAREEPQAYWMMNTEIPLDILYFDASRRLVAQQRDAQPCSSGLACPAYPSGAPALYVLELNAGEAARLGLEDGAELRFGPGIPAHD, via the coding sequence ATGCCGTGTATCCGCGCCCTTTTCCTGTCGCTGCTGTGTGCCTTTGCCGCCCTTCCGCTTGGCGCCTGCGCCAGCGAACCGCCCGCGGATGGCCGCTGGGTGGAAGTGGCCGGCGAGGTCTATCGGGTCGAGCTGGCGGTGACCGATGAGGAGCGTGCGGTGGGCCTGATGTTCCGCGACGAGCTCCCGGCCGGCACCGGGATGCTCTTCATCCACGCGCGCGAGGAGCCCCAGGCGTACTGGATGATGAACACCGAGATCCCGCTCGACATCCTGTACTTCGATGCCAGCCGCAGGCTGGTTGCCCAGCAGCGCGATGCCCAGCCGTGCAGCAGCGGCCTGGCGTGCCCGGCGTACCCGAGCGGCGCACCCGCGCTGTACGTGCTGGAACTCAATGCCGGCGAGGCAGCGCGGCTTGGCCTGGAGGACGGCGCCGAGCTGCGCTTTGGTCCAGGCATCCCCGCGCACGACTGA
- the rpiA gene encoding ribose-5-phosphate isomerase RpiA, with translation MSEAKRQAGVKAIEFVEDGMVVGVGTGSTVAHFIDALADVKHRIQGAVSSSEQSSERLRTHGIEVLDLNFTGPIPLYVDGADECDPQKRLIKGGGAALTREKIIAEAAEKFVCIIDAGKQVEVLGRFPLPVEVVPMARSLVAREILANTGGQPVWRQGVTTDNGNWILDIHGLMITDPLVIEREINQIPGVVSVGLFARRPADIVIVGDGDGAKILP, from the coding sequence GTGAGCGAAGCAAAGCGCCAGGCCGGCGTGAAGGCCATCGAGTTCGTGGAAGACGGCATGGTGGTGGGCGTGGGAACCGGTTCCACCGTCGCCCATTTCATCGACGCGCTGGCGGACGTCAAGCATCGCATCCAGGGCGCGGTCTCCAGCTCCGAGCAGAGCAGCGAGCGCCTGCGCACCCATGGCATCGAGGTTCTGGACCTCAATTTCACCGGCCCCATCCCGTTGTACGTGGACGGCGCGGATGAGTGCGATCCGCAAAAACGCCTGATCAAGGGCGGCGGGGCGGCGCTGACCCGGGAAAAGATCATTGCCGAGGCGGCGGAAAAGTTCGTGTGCATCATCGATGCGGGCAAGCAGGTCGAGGTGTTGGGGCGCTTCCCGCTCCCGGTCGAGGTCGTGCCGATGGCGCGCAGCTTGGTGGCGCGGGAGATCCTGGCCAACACCGGCGGCCAGCCGGTCTGGCGCCAGGGGGTGACGACTGACAACGGGAACTGGATCCTCGACATCCACGGGCTGATGATCACCGATCCGCTGGTGATCGAGCGGGAGATCAACCAGATTCCGGGCGTTGTGAGCGTGGGTCTGTTTGCGCGTCGGCCTGCGGATATTGTCATCGTTGGGGACGGGGACGGGGCGAAGATCCTCCCCTGA
- a CDS encoding EVE domain-containing protein, translating to MNKPERYWLMKSEPEDFSIDDLERVGTEPWTGVRNYQARNFMRDSMQVGDQVFFYHSNTKVPGIYGIAQVASTPYPDPTQFDRKSKYFDPKATEEEPRWMLVDVGFVRKLREPIALALIRTRSDQLGEDFHLIRKGARLSVMPVTASQWKVLLSLEGKDS from the coding sequence ATGAACAAACCCGAGCGCTACTGGCTGATGAAGTCCGAGCCCGAGGACTTCTCCATCGACGACCTTGAACGTGTCGGCACCGAACCCTGGACCGGCGTGCGCAACTACCAGGCGCGCAATTTCATGCGCGACAGCATGCAGGTCGGGGACCAGGTGTTCTTCTATCACTCCAACACCAAGGTGCCCGGCATCTACGGCATCGCACAGGTGGCGAGCACCCCGTATCCGGATCCGACCCAGTTCGACAGGAAGTCGAAGTACTTCGACCCCAAGGCGACCGAAGAAGAGCCCCGCTGGATGCTGGTGGACGTGGGCTTCGTGCGCAAGCTGCGCGAACCCATCGCGCTGGCGCTGATACGGACCCGCAGCGATCAGCTCGGGGAGGACTTCCACCTCATCCGCAAGGGCGCGCGCCTGTCGGTGATGCCCGTGACCGCGTCGCAGTGGAAGGTGCTGCTGTCCCTTGAAGGAAAAGATTCGTGA
- a CDS encoding 5-formyltetrahydrofolate cyclo-ligase: protein MTDPRNALRQQLRQTRRDIPPKERIAAAEAVAGRLLALPFLPQRGHVAGYWAMDGEIALHVFQLRLPAALVYCLPVLADSNGESRLAFAPWRAGDPLVSNRYGIPEPDVRPSSLLSPEDMDLVVLPLVGFDLAGNRLGMGAGWYDRSFAFRRTRPAPPWLVGAAFSHQQSEALDRQAWDVPVDAVCTELETHIPDGNR, encoded by the coding sequence ATGACCGATCCGCGCAACGCGCTGCGCCAGCAACTGCGCCAGACCCGGCGCGACATCCCTCCCAAGGAACGCATTGCCGCCGCCGAAGCCGTGGCGGGCCGGCTGCTCGCGCTTCCATTCCTGCCCCAGCGCGGCCATGTCGCCGGCTACTGGGCGATGGACGGGGAGATCGCACTCCACGTATTCCAGCTGCGCCTTCCGGCTGCGCTGGTGTATTGCCTGCCGGTGCTGGCGGACAGCAACGGCGAGAGCCGCCTCGCATTCGCGCCCTGGCGCGCCGGCGATCCGCTGGTGTCCAACCGCTATGGGATCCCGGAACCGGACGTGCGCCCGTCGTCGCTGCTCTCCCCCGAAGACATGGACCTGGTGGTCCTGCCGCTGGTCGGCTTCGACCTGGCCGGCAACCGGCTGGGCATGGGGGCGGGCTGGTACGATCGCAGCTTCGCATTCCGCCGCACCCGCCCTGCACCACCCTGGCTGGTTGGCGCCGCGTTCTCCCACCAGCAGAGCGAGGCCCTTGACCGGCAGGCGTGGGACGTGCCGGTCGACGCGGTTTGCACCGAGCTCGAAACCCATATCCCCGACGGGAACAGATGA
- a CDS encoding cell division protein ZapA: MSPATEPVSVRILDREYTVGVDADGREALMAAARILDGKMREIRGANRMAAVDRVAVLAALNLAHELQELRAREAEIDRSLDALERKLDSLPG, from the coding sequence GTGAGCCCTGCCACCGAACCGGTCAGCGTCCGCATCCTGGACCGTGAGTACACCGTGGGCGTGGATGCCGACGGGCGCGAAGCCCTGATGGCCGCCGCCCGCATCCTTGACGGCAAGATGCGCGAGATCCGCGGGGCCAACCGCATGGCCGCGGTGGATCGGGTCGCGGTGCTTGCCGCGCTCAACCTGGCCCACGAGCTGCAGGAACTGCGCGCTCGCGAAGCCGAGATCGACCGCAGCCTGGATGCGCTTGAGCGCAAGCTCGATTCCCTGCCCGGCTGA
- a CDS encoding TIGR02449 family protein, which translates to MDNRDQVERIRALVTRVGQLVERTRQLEEENQSLRQQHEQVSGERSQLLVKNEQARSRVEAMIARLKSLEQHT; encoded by the coding sequence ATGGACAATCGCGACCAGGTCGAACGCATCCGCGCCCTCGTGACGCGCGTCGGCCAGCTGGTCGAGCGGACCCGGCAGCTCGAGGAAGAGAACCAGAGCCTGCGCCAGCAGCATGAACAGGTAAGCGGGGAACGCTCCCAGCTGCTGGTCAAGAACGAGCAGGCGCGTTCACGGGTCGAGGCCATGATCGCCCGGCTCAAGTCCCTGGAGCAGCACACGTGA
- a CDS encoding GGDEF domain-containing phosphodiesterase codes for MPTDPADPRVLVAILLLLALAAAAALAYRNRTRRRLRRLGERGDRLRMALWATGEHYWEYDVASQALHLLLLEPGADHLSDVTREQDVRLERLVHPDDREAVERAIQDCVDGRTRSVVVEARVNIDGQEPFWTRARGRVVRRDPHGRPLRLAGTARDVSRSRQAERERRIAAQVLHSMDEAVSVVDASFNFISVNRAFTRITGYPAEEAIGRGAGMLDSDQHDASFYRHMRETLQRQGHWKGEMWQQRKDGEEFLCRLVCSAVTGGAEGEAQYVTVLTDVTRQKRAEQELLYLANFDTLTNLPNRSMLSEKLSRAIVRARRQDGRIALLFLDLDRFKDVNDSLGHAAGDRILRAAAKRLQQTLGAQHTVARLGGDEFTVVLEDLESPDQAERTARELIMAFEAPLQIDGGQEIAISPSIGISLYPEHGQVPTELIKRADTAMYQAKAAGRRTFMRYDDAMDVATRTRATLSGALRKVLDRGELRLAYQPRMSLADSRITGVEALLRWSSDEHGEVPPADFIPLAEESGLILEIGEWVLREACLMLGRWQQHGMDKGLSVSVNVSALQLQRGDFPQVVRQVLEDTGLAPGSLELELTESVLMANAEQTAARLQAFRDIGVPLAIDDFGTGYSSLAYLKRLPLTAIKVDKAFVDDVSTDPDDAAITSTIITMAHSLGLKVVAEGVETEAQVRFLRSRGCDEIQGFWVAPPMDGHACLAFIRSWEPRRALATGAAP; via the coding sequence GTGCCGACCGATCCCGCAGACCCGCGCGTGCTGGTCGCGATCCTGCTGCTGCTCGCGCTGGCGGCCGCGGCCGCGCTGGCTTACCGCAACCGCACGCGCCGCAGGCTCCGCCGCCTGGGCGAGCGCGGCGACCGGCTCAGGATGGCGCTGTGGGCCACGGGCGAGCATTACTGGGAATACGACGTCGCCAGCCAGGCCCTGCACCTGCTGCTGCTGGAGCCCGGCGCCGACCACCTTTCCGACGTCACCCGCGAGCAGGATGTGCGCCTGGAAAGGCTTGTGCACCCGGACGACCGCGAGGCGGTCGAGCGCGCGATCCAGGACTGCGTGGACGGCAGGACCCGCAGCGTGGTGGTCGAGGCGCGGGTGAACATCGATGGCCAGGAGCCGTTCTGGACCCGGGCGCGCGGTCGCGTCGTGCGCCGCGACCCTCACGGCAGGCCGCTGCGCCTGGCCGGGACCGCGCGCGACGTCAGCCGCAGCCGCCAGGCCGAGCGCGAACGCCGGATCGCCGCCCAAGTGCTGCACAGCATGGACGAGGCGGTCTCGGTGGTGGACGCGTCGTTCAACTTCATCTCGGTCAACCGGGCGTTCACCCGGATCACCGGCTATCCGGCGGAAGAGGCCATCGGCCGCGGCGCCGGGATGCTCGACAGCGACCAGCACGATGCGTCGTTCTACCGCCACATGCGCGAGACGCTGCAGCGCCAGGGCCACTGGAAGGGCGAGATGTGGCAACAGCGCAAGGACGGCGAGGAGTTCCTGTGCCGCCTGGTCTGCAGTGCAGTCACCGGCGGCGCCGAGGGCGAGGCCCAGTACGTCACCGTGCTCACCGACGTGACCCGGCAGAAGCGCGCCGAGCAGGAACTGCTGTACCTGGCCAATTTCGACACCCTCACCAACCTGCCCAACCGGTCGATGCTCTCGGAAAAGCTGTCGCGGGCCATCGTGCGCGCGCGGCGGCAGGACGGCCGCATCGCGCTGCTGTTCCTGGACCTCGACCGCTTCAAGGACGTCAACGACTCGCTGGGCCACGCGGCCGGCGACCGCATCCTGCGCGCCGCCGCCAAGCGCCTGCAGCAGACCCTGGGCGCACAGCACACCGTGGCCCGGCTGGGCGGGGACGAGTTCACCGTGGTGCTGGAGGACCTGGAATCCCCCGACCAGGCCGAGCGCACCGCGCGCGAGCTGATCATGGCGTTCGAGGCCCCGCTGCAGATCGATGGCGGGCAGGAGATCGCCATCTCGCCATCCATCGGCATCAGCCTGTACCCGGAACACGGACAGGTGCCGACCGAACTCATCAAGCGCGCCGATACCGCCATGTACCAGGCCAAGGCCGCCGGCCGGCGCACCTTCATGCGCTACGACGACGCCATGGACGTGGCCACGCGCACGCGCGCCACCCTCTCGGGCGCACTGCGCAAGGTGCTCGACCGGGGCGAACTGCGACTCGCCTACCAGCCGCGGATGTCACTGGCGGATTCGCGCATCACCGGGGTGGAGGCGCTGCTGCGCTGGAGCAGCGACGAGCACGGCGAGGTGCCACCGGCGGACTTCATCCCGCTTGCCGAGGAGAGCGGCCTGATCCTCGAGATCGGCGAGTGGGTGCTGCGCGAGGCCTGCCTGATGCTGGGCCGCTGGCAGCAGCACGGCATGGACAAGGGGTTGTCGGTTTCGGTCAATGTCTCGGCCCTGCAGCTGCAGCGCGGCGACTTCCCGCAGGTGGTCCGGCAGGTGCTGGAGGACACCGGGCTGGCACCCGGTTCGCTGGAACTGGAGTTGACCGAGAGCGTGCTCATGGCCAACGCCGAACAGACCGCGGCCAGGCTGCAGGCCTTCCGCGACATCGGCGTGCCGCTGGCGATCGACGACTTCGGCACGGGCTATTCCTCGCTCGCGTACCTCAAGCGGCTGCCTCTGACCGCGATCAAGGTGGACAAGGCCTTCGTGGACGATGTCAGCACCGATCCGGACGATGCGGCGATCACCAGCACCATCATCACCATGGCCCACTCACTGGGGCTGAAGGTGGTGGCCGAAGGGGTGGAAACCGAGGCCCAGGTGCGGTTCCTGCGCAGCCGCGGCTGCGACGAGATCCAGGGCTTCTGGGTCGCGCCGCCGATGGACGGGCACGCCTGCCTGGCCTTTATCCGCAGCTGGGAGCCGCGCCGGGCGCTGGCCACCGGCGCTGCGCCTTGA